The sequence below is a genomic window from Blastocatellia bacterium.
GAGTTCAAAGCCCAGCGGTATTATTACCATCGGGGTCTCACCGATGCCAGGCACGATTGCAACTGGGACCGTCGCAACGAACATGCCGTTACCTTCCTGGCTGGACTCGGAGCCATTCCGCAAAAGTGTGCCGTATGTCAGACTCGCGGTGCAAAGGCTGAGGGAGACCCGCAACCAGATCATCCGGTGCGAATGGGAAGTTGTGAATCCAACCGGTCGGCCTCTGAGCTACTCGCTCTATTACGAACGGGAGGGTGAACGAGTCCTGCTCATGTCGGGCCTCAGCGGGCAGAGCACTGATCTTGACCTGGCCAGTCTAGCCGGTGGTCGAATTATCGTTCAGGCCACGGACGGGAGCTTCACGTCCGAGGATTCCATCAGCTTGGCTTCGAGCGAGACTCACGGCGGCGGCAGTACGACTCTCGATCCGCGCCTCAGGCACTAAGGGAAGGCCATTGGCGCGGTCATCGAGCGTTCAGGCGAGGTCTGAAAGAATTCACTTCATCGTGGTTTCTTCTCAAGCAGCTCCTCAACCTATCTATCCGGACAGTTAACCTAGCGGAAGGCCTGGTCCACTTGATGAGGTAACGCCTCAGAGGAGAGTATCACCTTAGGGTCGTTCCAGTGTGAGCCATGCCTTAAGGTATTTTCTCTATAACAGTCCTTCAGGTTTTCCTCTCACCGTATGATCTTGAACTAGAATGGAACATCATCGTCAGTTACTGCATCGCCCGGTGGTGGCGGAACGAGTGGTTCTTCCTCTGTTTCTTCCGCGGGTTCAGGGGCCCGTCGGTCAAGAAAGCGCATGTCGGTTGCCTGGACTTCAAGCGACGAACGTATGGTTCCATCGCGAGCTGTAAACTCGTTCAGGCTCAAACGTCCCTCGATGTAGACCAGGCTCCCCTTTTTGAGGTACTGGTGAGCGAGTTCCGCGAGCCTTCGCCATGTGGTCACGCGGAACCAGGTCGTCTTATCCTGAAATTCCCCAGCAGCGTCTCTTCGACGCTCATTAGTGGCCACGGAAAAACTGCACACGGGGATTCCCTGAGGGGTGTAGCGGAGTTCGGGATCACGTCCCAGGTTACCGACAATTATGATTTTGTTGAACGACATAGGGACCTCCTCTTTGCAAAGGAATTAAGGAGCTGAAACCCTCAGTGCCTCGGGCGCATCATGGAAGCTCATGGTCTTCTCCTCGGTCGAGTTTGGCGGGGTCGGGCTTGAGGCTCCTCGACCGGTACGCCCATCTGTTCCAGGCGCTGTCGGGCGGCGAGGGTCTCGGGTTGGTTGGTTCCTCCTTTAGCCAGGATTCTGAGTTCAGCGATGGCTTCGGCCTCACGCTTGAGTTCGAGTAGGGCGAGGGCTTTTTTCAATCGGGCTGCCGCAAGTTTGTTGCTCTGCGGGAAACTTCCGATGAGGCGATCGAACTCGATGATGGCTTGGTCGTAGCGGCCCTGTCCGTAGTGACATTCGCCGATCCAGTACTGGGCGTCGTCGGTCGTCTCCAAAGACGGGAAGCGCTCGATGAACTGTTGAAACTGAGCGATGGCAAGCTCGTAATGACCCCGGAGGTAGTCTCCGTAGGCGGCGCTGAAAAGCTGAACGGGATCGGTGGGATCTATTCGAGTCGGTGACTGGCGCTGCCACTCGGCGATCGTTTCTCTCAACCCCGCGATCTGGTCGCTCACCTGGGCGATTTTTTCCGTAGCAGACCGGAGGTTCGTCTCCAGAGCGAGGAACTGTGAGTTGACCGTGTTGAAGTTTCCCGTCACTTTAGCCTGGGTATCGCTGAGCGATTGTTGAACAGTGCCGAGGGTGTGATTAAGGACAGCAACCGTATCATTGATCTGGCTGATAAGGGCCAGGAGTTGTCCATTGCTCCGATCAACCGATGTCTGGAGATCGCGAATATGGCGTTGCAGGACGATGACTTCCGCCTGGAGTTTTTCGATCGCCTCGATCTCCTTTTTACCAACGGGTGACGGGCTGGCCACCGCACCCACAGAGATCAAGGCCAGTGCCAACCAGAAGCCAAGAGTTCTCGTGTTCATATCTCTTCGTCCCTCCACGGCGGCGAGGTCGGGGATCACGCTCATGGCGTGTAACTCCCCTCCTTGGGGCGCATTA
It includes:
- the ssb gene encoding single-stranded DNA-binding protein, which translates into the protein MSFNKIIIVGNLGRDPELRYTPQGIPVCSFSVATNERRRDAAGEFQDKTTWFRVTTWRRLAELAHQYLKKGSLVYIEGRLSLNEFTARDGTIRSSLEVQATDMRFLDRRAPEPAEETEEEPLVPPPPGDAVTDDDVPF
- a CDS encoding tetratricopeptide repeat protein, translating into MNTRTLGFWLALALISVGAVASPSPVGKKEIEAIEKLQAEVIVLQRHIRDLQTSVDRSNGQLLALISQINDTVAVLNHTLGTVQQSLSDTQAKVTGNFNTVNSQFLALETNLRSATEKIAQVSDQIAGLRETIAEWQRQSPTRIDPTDPVQLFSAAYGDYLRGHYELAIAQFQQFIERFPSLETTDDAQYWIGECHYGQGRYDQAIIEFDRLIGSFPQSNKLAAARLKKALALLELKREAEAIAELRILAKGGTNQPETLAARQRLEQMGVPVEEPQARPRQTRPRRRP